In Acaryochloris marina S15, a single genomic region encodes these proteins:
- a CDS encoding sulfotransferase yields the protein MKNAINVSKTIQDPIFLVGCPRSGTTLLQQMLDAHPDIAIAPETFFIRNFWLKQDKYGNLGEDHNYYQLVEDIISLPEFQEMELDPEVYRAAAWKSSRSYPLLLRLLLEQFAHKRDVAIVGEKTPNHLLYISILQQFFPTARFVHIVRDPRAVVASWQTVPWTTGTLAGDAAVWRRYMSTARGCPVALKPSLYTLHYEALIETPKITLKALCQFLQIQFEPAMLAYHQQPSHTVNAKREPWKINAKKQLSQTSLSRWQSTLSNSMIAEIEVVVWPEMMHFGYSPITNRVALATTKTFKIVQSKFQRAISRLKSPTLGI from the coding sequence ATGAAAAACGCAATAAATGTATCTAAAACAATTCAAGATCCTATTTTCTTAGTGGGTTGTCCCCGCTCAGGTACAACTCTCCTTCAGCAAATGTTGGATGCCCATCCTGATATTGCGATCGCACCCGAAACTTTTTTTATCCGAAACTTTTGGTTAAAGCAAGACAAATATGGAAACTTAGGAGAAGACCATAATTACTACCAGCTCGTAGAAGATATTATTTCGTTGCCAGAATTTCAAGAAATGGAATTAGATCCAGAGGTCTACCGAGCAGCTGCTTGGAAATCTTCGCGAAGTTACCCTTTGCTTTTACGTCTTCTCTTGGAACAATTTGCCCACAAAAGGGACGTAGCTATCGTTGGGGAAAAGACACCAAATCATTTGCTGTACATATCAATACTCCAGCAATTTTTCCCTACTGCCCGATTCGTTCATATTGTCCGGGACCCCCGAGCTGTTGTTGCATCCTGGCAAACGGTCCCTTGGACAACGGGAACCCTAGCAGGTGATGCAGCAGTGTGGCGACGTTATATGTCAACAGCAAGAGGATGCCCAGTTGCTTTGAAGCCCTCACTATATACACTTCATTACGAAGCCCTCATTGAGACCCCAAAAATCACCTTAAAAGCCCTGTGCCAATTTCTCCAAATTCAGTTCGAACCAGCCATGCTGGCGTATCATCAACAACCATCTCATACTGTTAATGCTAAGCGCGAACCCTGGAAAATTAATGCAAAAAAGCAACTAAGCCAAACCTCCTTGAGCCGTTGGCAATCCACATTATCCAACTCGATGATTGCTGAAATTGAGGTGGTTGTTTGGCCAGAAATGATGCATTTTGGCTATAGTCCCATCACGAACCGTGTAGCCCTCGCCACTACAAAAACTTTTAAGATCGTGCAAAGTAAGTTTCAGAGGGCGATATCGCGCTTGAAATCTCCAACCCTTGGGATATAG
- a CDS encoding glycosyltransferase yields MKLGYLHIGSPEHGVCRYGRLLATEARGLSTLSVIEAEVELTLDHRQNRAEIIKAARHLSSVDIVHLQYSIKNNKGLWGLGWTQLTHLRLFRQYCAQPLVVTLHDVYDLPPNPSKIPGYVSRILHRCSPNLLAKGTPNKSLSQAEKLSLANLLDSIRQYRWLVQGEILRIPGDISLYWLLRQVKLVFVSSEEERRRLSQGDIGSTTVIPHFVEQRSPTLSKKEAQQALNLHGFQVITLLGFIHERKGHQLLLKALSQLPEQVIVVFAGGASPGNEHFLKDLLALAKTDGVEHRLRITDYLSEVNLERYLMATDLAICPFQSFAASGSLSTWISVGRSLLAFNLPQIAEYNRIEPDSIKTFQPYTPEALASEIKHLLSAGIKAEDIAVDRLKQRLLLPVTFNQHLVRYQQVVTALNKTIVRPTHGIKPSY; encoded by the coding sequence ATGAAACTTGGATATTTGCATATTGGTTCTCCTGAACATGGCGTATGTCGCTATGGACGTTTACTGGCGACAGAGGCGCGCGGATTGTCTACTCTTTCTGTCATAGAAGCTGAGGTAGAGCTAACCCTAGATCATCGGCAAAACCGAGCAGAAATCATTAAAGCTGCAAGACATCTCTCATCGGTGGATATTGTTCATCTTCAGTACAGCATAAAAAATAACAAAGGCTTGTGGGGACTAGGTTGGACCCAGCTGACTCATCTTCGGCTTTTTAGACAGTACTGTGCACAACCACTAGTCGTCACTCTTCATGATGTTTATGACTTACCCCCCAATCCGAGCAAAATTCCTGGTTATGTCTCTCGCATCCTGCACCGGTGCTCACCCAATCTTCTGGCCAAGGGCACTCCAAATAAATCTCTATCTCAGGCAGAGAAACTTTCCTTAGCGAATCTGCTTGACTCAATTCGACAATACCGTTGGCTTGTGCAGGGAGAAATACTCAGAATCCCTGGTGACATCTCATTGTATTGGTTATTGAGACAGGTCAAATTGGTCTTTGTCTCTTCTGAAGAAGAGAGAAGACGATTGAGCCAGGGTGATATAGGTTCTACAACAGTGATTCCGCACTTTGTTGAACAGCGATCGCCGACTCTTTCCAAGAAAGAAGCCCAGCAGGCATTAAACTTGCATGGATTTCAGGTCATTACACTTCTCGGATTTATTCATGAACGTAAGGGGCACCAGTTACTACTGAAAGCGCTTTCCCAACTCCCAGAACAGGTCATAGTGGTTTTTGCTGGGGGAGCGAGTCCTGGCAATGAACATTTTCTCAAAGACCTACTAGCCCTGGCAAAGACAGATGGCGTTGAGCATCGCTTACGTATCACGGATTATTTGTCTGAAGTTAATTTAGAGCGCTATTTGATGGCCACAGATTTGGCTATTTGCCCATTTCAATCCTTTGCTGCCTCAGGATCACTCTCAACTTGGATCTCTGTTGGTCGATCGCTATTAGCTTTTAACCTTCCACAAATTGCTGAATATAATCGGATCGAGCCAGATTCAATTAAAACGTTTCAACCCTACACTCCAGAAGCACTAGCGAGCGAGATTAAGCACTTATTATCCGCAGGGATTAAGGCAGAAGATATAGCTGTCGATCGGCTTAAACAAAGACTGTTATTGCCAGTCACCTTTAATCAACATCTAGTTCGTTATCAGCAAGTGGTAACTGCCCTTAACAAGACGATTGTTCGTCCTACCCACGGCATTAAGCCTAGCTATTGA
- a CDS encoding glycosyltransferase family 4 protein: MKAFLPTAIKSRNLNVVHLHWLHQYYRAPEFRNFPILKVLRFPFALLTLIKFLLGLIFLRIAGVKLVWTAHNLESHEALFPLLDYICRLVVVHISDSVIAHGHAAKSAIAKRYRLKKLEKILVVPHGNYIQSYDNSMAQPEARQVLGIENTSLVFLFLGLVRPYKGVGELIEIFNQLEHPDKTLIIAGKTLNDTFSQEIKAKAATQTNIKFIPGFVPDERIQIYMNASDAVVFPYRDVLTSGAAILAMSFGKPCVAPRMGCLQEILDTAGAFLYEPDQTDGLLKAMEQTAYKKTDLLSMGAHNRCLAEQWDWTTIAKQTLEIYLQKSNA; this comes from the coding sequence ATGAAGGCATTTTTACCCACAGCAATCAAATCTAGGAATCTGAACGTTGTCCATCTGCACTGGTTACATCAATACTATCGAGCCCCGGAGTTCAGAAATTTCCCTATCCTCAAGGTTTTAAGATTCCCTTTTGCATTATTGACCCTTATAAAATTTCTGTTGGGCTTAATTTTTTTGAGAATTGCGGGTGTAAAGCTTGTCTGGACTGCCCATAATCTTGAGAGCCATGAGGCTTTATTCCCTCTGTTAGACTACATTTGCAGACTGGTTGTTGTACATATATCAGATTCTGTAATTGCTCACGGTCATGCTGCTAAGTCTGCAATTGCCAAAAGATATCGGCTCAAAAAGTTAGAGAAGATACTGGTAGTTCCCCATGGAAATTACATTCAGTCCTATGACAACTCAATGGCTCAGCCTGAAGCCCGTCAGGTTTTAGGTATCGAAAATACCAGTCTTGTCTTTCTCTTTTTAGGCTTAGTGAGACCCTATAAAGGAGTAGGAGAATTAATTGAAATTTTTAATCAGTTAGAGCACCCTGATAAAACACTCATCATTGCTGGAAAAACCTTAAACGATACATTCTCTCAAGAGATCAAAGCCAAAGCTGCAACCCAAACTAACATCAAGTTCATTCCTGGCTTCGTCCCTGATGAGCGAATTCAAATATACATGAATGCCAGTGATGCTGTCGTTTTCCCTTATCGTGATGTTTTAACATCAGGCGCGGCGATCTTAGCGATGTCTTTTGGTAAACCTTGTGTTGCTCCAAGAATGGGTTGTCTCCAAGAGATTTTAGATACTGCTGGAGCTTTTTTGTACGAACCTGATCAAACTGATGGTTTGTTGAAGGCAATGGAGCAAACAGCTTACAAAAAAACCGATTTGCTATCTATGGGAGCGCATAATCGGTGTTTAGCAGAACAATGGGACTGGACTACTATTGCGAAGCAAACCCTCGAAATATATTTACAGAAGTCCAATGCTTAA
- a CDS encoding glycosyltransferase family 2 protein, whose translation MSNTVTHPAIKIAKPETIPFVSVIIPVFNDSERLFQCLQALENQTYPGKTYEVIVVDNASDDDVSAVVDQFPYASTTLELQQGSYAARNTGIAIAKGNILAFTDADCIPAPDWIEKGVQSLRDVPNCGLVAGRIEFSYQNPQQPNSIELCDSVLYLQQDLYLKHAKFGATANVFTYKSVFAEVGLFDQILKSGGDYEWGQRVFAAGYQQVYSPEAYVYHPARYSFEQLYKKILRTTRGPYDLSQSSTYSLKKFIKDIARDVFPPFKTFGRARVDTVQQKLRLWFVLTFIKHLTALERVKAQLKFG comes from the coding sequence ATGTCTAATACTGTTACTCATCCAGCCATCAAGATCGCAAAACCAGAAACCATTCCATTTGTTTCAGTCATCATACCTGTGTTCAATGATTCAGAGCGGCTGTTTCAATGTTTGCAAGCATTAGAAAATCAGACTTATCCTGGTAAAACGTATGAAGTAATTGTGGTCGACAATGCTTCTGATGATGATGTCAGTGCTGTGGTAGACCAGTTTCCCTATGCTTCCACGACCTTGGAACTCCAGCAGGGGTCTTATGCGGCTCGCAATACTGGGATTGCGATCGCAAAAGGAAACATCCTAGCCTTCACAGATGCAGACTGTATACCAGCCCCCGACTGGATTGAAAAAGGAGTTCAGAGTTTACGCGACGTTCCGAACTGTGGTCTGGTAGCTGGCAGAATTGAATTCAGCTACCAAAACCCCCAGCAGCCGAACTCCATAGAACTCTGCGATAGTGTGCTGTACTTACAGCAAGATTTGTATTTAAAGCATGCCAAGTTTGGCGCTACGGCAAATGTCTTTACCTACAAATCAGTCTTTGCCGAAGTCGGTTTATTTGATCAAATCCTGAAATCTGGGGGGGACTATGAATGGGGGCAACGGGTTTTTGCCGCAGGGTATCAGCAGGTCTATTCACCAGAGGCTTATGTCTATCACCCAGCTCGATATTCCTTTGAACAGCTCTACAAGAAAATCCTCAGAACAACCCGAGGTCCTTACGATTTGAGTCAGTCTAGTACCTACTCCCTGAAGAAATTTATCAAAGATATCGCTAGAGATGTTTTCCCCCCTTTCAAAACCTTTGGTCGGGCGCGGGTAGATACCGTCCAACAAAAACTGCGATTGTGGTTTGTGTTGACCTTTATCAAGCATTTAACGGCTTTAGAGCGGGTAAAGGCACAACTCAAGTTTGGCTAG